The following proteins are co-located in the Paenibacillus sp. FSL H8-0079 genome:
- a CDS encoding nucleoside recognition domain-containing protein — protein sequence MTIQSEVRDSGPLRTILLSTGALALVIAVVASPKEAFDASIQGLDIWWKIIFPAMLPFLMLSQMLNAFGFTHAIGALLGPLMQRWFRLPGSAGLAIAIGMCGGFPAGADAVSRLFQDRQITAKQAVVLAAAAHFANPMMVILVVGAAFLHQPAAGYFLLVIHWISGWVAAILAVRLLPTPGKHKGPDGSAAAQTESNSIGSQPVIPASSTSPSSIPPHHTTLKRRNIWSEMTLAAREAHSRDGRGFGKLLGDTVSQAVQTLMMTGGYMIGFAVFIRLLSLYLTPGSSAALWPAFLELHLGTYHLSQTSLTPALLMSLLAAVLGWGGLCSHLQVSAVLKATGPDSKSMLYFAGVRLTHGIIAFFISLFLWMPFSRYSTQAWTTLQTNADQDLSTPISWLFIHNPGNTYTNNAIWSAFPVACMGLALLLAIMISLSGLTFWFNRRFSR from the coding sequence ATGACAATACAGAGCGAGGTTAGAGACTCTGGCCCGTTACGAACGATACTTCTAAGTACTGGCGCTTTAGCACTGGTCATTGCAGTAGTTGCTTCCCCCAAAGAAGCGTTTGATGCCTCTATTCAAGGTCTGGATATATGGTGGAAAATCATCTTCCCTGCCATGCTGCCCTTCCTGATGTTATCCCAAATGCTCAATGCGTTTGGCTTCACCCACGCGATCGGTGCCTTGCTCGGACCATTGATGCAACGCTGGTTCAGACTTCCAGGCAGTGCTGGACTCGCTATCGCTATTGGCATGTGCGGCGGATTCCCCGCAGGAGCAGATGCGGTATCCCGCTTATTTCAGGATAGACAAATTACCGCCAAGCAGGCGGTTGTCCTTGCAGCAGCAGCTCATTTTGCCAATCCGATGATGGTCATCCTGGTCGTTGGTGCTGCTTTTCTACACCAGCCTGCCGCCGGATATTTCCTCTTAGTGATTCACTGGATCAGCGGCTGGGTTGCTGCCATCCTTGCAGTGCGTCTCCTGCCTACACCGGGTAAGCATAAAGGTCCAGATGGCTCAGCAGCAGCACAGACAGAGAGCAACTCTATTGGTTCTCAGCCTGTCATTCCTGCAAGTTCCACAAGTCCCTCATCCATCCCCCCTCACCATACTACGTTGAAACGGCGCAATATATGGTCTGAGATGACGCTTGCAGCCAGGGAAGCTCATAGTCGTGATGGGAGAGGATTTGGCAAACTTCTGGGTGACACCGTATCCCAGGCTGTGCAAACTTTGATGATGACCGGAGGATACATGATCGGTTTTGCCGTATTTATCCGACTACTCTCCCTTTATCTGACTCCTGGTTCTTCTGCCGCGCTGTGGCCAGCCTTTTTGGAGCTTCATTTGGGCACCTACCATTTGAGCCAAACTTCACTTACACCTGCCCTGCTGATGTCCCTGCTTGCAGCTGTTTTGGGATGGGGTGGACTATGCTCCCATCTGCAAGTCTCTGCTGTCCTGAAAGCAACTGGACCCGACAGCAAATCCATGTTGTACTTTGCCGGAGTTCGTCTGACTCATGGGATCATCGCCTTTTTTATCAGTCTGTTCCTCTGGATGCCGTTCAGTCGATATAGCACACAAGCCTGGACCACATTACAGACGAATGCAGACCAGGACCTGTCGACACCAATCAGTTGGCTATTCATACATAATCCAGGCAACACATACACAAATAACGCCATATGGAGCGCTTTCCCTGTTGCATGCATGGGTCTAGCGTTACTTCTTGCAATCATGATTAGTCTATCGGGTCTTACCTTCTGGTTTAACCGCCGGTTTTCTCGCTGA
- a CDS encoding SepM family pheromone-processing serine protease: MNRIRKSGGFRASIFVIVVALVVYVAVYMPTPYIIYMPGSADEVKPMVTVKGGDQDERGVFMMTTVSATYANVFLLGTSLFNQNAQVDKKEDRLRGKSEAEYSAEQVWFMSDSQSSAMEAAYEQAGVAYSIVPEHIFVFGLSEDPKPEGDIAPGDIILGVNGTATPDNTVLSAQLKDKKVGDSVEMQLERGGETISRDVKLIQVKDSKTGETRPGLGVMIGAVQKVKAEDPDKQISFTDTQVGGPSAGLMFTLEIYNQLTPGDLTKGHRIAGTGTITKDGVVGAIGGVVHKIVAADRKEAEIFFVPKDNYKEAAAKAEQIGTKMKLVPVSTVDDALAYLKTLSVKS, encoded by the coding sequence ATGAATCGGATTCGGAAATCTGGCGGATTCAGAGCTTCGATCTTTGTGATCGTGGTGGCTCTGGTTGTCTATGTTGCCGTGTACATGCCAACGCCATATATTATCTACATGCCTGGCAGTGCAGATGAAGTAAAACCAATGGTAACCGTTAAGGGCGGGGACCAGGATGAACGCGGTGTATTTATGATGACGACTGTGTCGGCAACGTATGCCAATGTGTTTTTGCTAGGAACCTCTCTGTTCAATCAAAATGCTCAAGTGGATAAAAAGGAAGATCGACTGCGCGGCAAAAGCGAAGCGGAATACTCTGCCGAACAGGTGTGGTTCATGAGTGACTCACAATCCTCCGCAATGGAGGCTGCATATGAGCAGGCTGGCGTGGCTTACTCTATTGTACCTGAACATATCTTTGTATTTGGACTGTCCGAAGATCCGAAACCGGAAGGAGACATTGCTCCGGGAGATATTATTCTGGGAGTGAACGGAACAGCTACGCCGGATAATACGGTGCTTTCTGCCCAGTTAAAAGATAAAAAGGTTGGAGACTCGGTCGAAATGCAACTGGAACGTGGTGGAGAGACCATTAGCCGGGACGTGAAACTGATTCAGGTCAAAGACAGTAAAACGGGTGAAACCCGCCCGGGACTCGGTGTAATGATTGGTGCGGTTCAGAAGGTGAAAGCGGAAGATCCGGACAAACAGATCTCTTTCACCGATACCCAGGTTGGTGGTCCGTCTGCCGGATTGATGTTTACGTTGGAGATCTATAACCAGTTAACACCTGGAGATCTGACCAAGGGTCATCGAATTGCGGGTACTGGTACCATTACCAAGGACGGTGTGGTGGGTGCGATCGGTGGTGTAGTGCACAAGATTGTAGCCGCTGACCGGAAAGAAGCGGAGATCTTCTTCGTGCCGAAGGATAACTATAAGGAAGCAGCAGCCAAGGCTGAGCAGATCGGAACTAAGATGAAACTTGTGCCTGTAAGCACGGTGGATGATGCGCTGGCTTACCTGAAAACTCTGTCTGTGAAATCATAG
- the coaD gene encoding pantetheine-phosphate adenylyltransferase, translating to MIHRQERIAVYPGSFDPVTMGHLDIIARASKQFDRVIVAVLNNMSKNPLFTVEERKELITEVTRHLPNVEVDSFRDLTANYVRQKEAQVIVRGIRSVTDFEYELQLASTNSKLNPDAETIFMMTNPKYSYLSSSIVKEIAHYHGDVTDLVSPEVEVALRQKISEKTGG from the coding sequence ATGATACATCGACAGGAACGGATCGCCGTATATCCTGGGAGTTTTGATCCCGTAACGATGGGGCATCTGGACATTATCGCCAGAGCGTCGAAGCAATTTGATCGCGTCATTGTGGCTGTGTTGAACAATATGAGCAAAAATCCGCTGTTTACGGTGGAGGAACGCAAGGAACTGATCACAGAAGTAACCCGCCATCTACCGAATGTGGAGGTAGACAGTTTCCGCGATCTGACGGCCAATTACGTCCGGCAAAAGGAAGCTCAGGTCATCGTTCGCGGTATCCGCTCGGTAACTGATTTTGAATACGAGTTGCAATTGGCATCGACCAACAGCAAGTTGAATCCGGATGCGGAAACGATATTTATGATGACGAATCCAAAGTATTCCTATTTAAGTTCCAGTATCGTTAAAGAAATCGCTCATTATCATGGAGATGTAACAGATCTTGTATCACCTGAAGTGGAAGTTGCGCTCCGTCAGAAAATCAGCGAGAAAACCGGCGGTTAA
- a CDS encoding carbohydrate ABC transporter permease: MAKAKAKRIFTYVFLSIVAFVSIFPFFWMLVSATNASVDVTKGRLLPGSAFLDNFNKLIESTNLVQALGNSAIISVISTVLALFIGSMAGYGFEVYRTKSRDIVFNILLLSMMIPFAAIMVPLYRMFATISGVAPVIGINTMAAVILPTIATAFLIFFFRQNTKMFPKDLLEAGRIDGLSELGIFLKIYMPTMKTTYAAAAIITFMSSWNNYLWPLIVLQTPDQQTIPLLISNLGAGYSPDYGVIMTAIVIATLPTAIVFFIMQKHFVAGMVGSVK, encoded by the coding sequence ATGGCTAAAGCTAAAGCAAAACGGATTTTCACGTATGTGTTCTTATCCATCGTCGCCTTTGTATCCATTTTCCCATTTTTCTGGATGCTGGTCAGTGCAACAAATGCATCAGTTGATGTAACGAAGGGCAGATTGCTGCCGGGTTCAGCCTTCCTTGATAACTTCAACAAATTGATTGAATCGACGAATCTGGTACAGGCTCTCGGAAACTCGGCGATTATCTCTGTAATCTCCACTGTCTTGGCGCTGTTTATTGGTTCCATGGCAGGTTATGGCTTCGAGGTATATCGCACGAAGTCCCGTGATATCGTGTTTAATATCCTGTTGTTATCCATGATGATCCCGTTTGCAGCGATCATGGTACCACTGTATCGTATGTTCGCAACCATCTCGGGAGTAGCACCAGTTATCGGAATCAACACGATGGCAGCGGTTATCCTGCCAACCATCGCAACAGCGTTCCTGATCTTCTTCTTCCGTCAGAACACCAAAATGTTCCCGAAAGACTTGCTGGAAGCTGGACGTATTGATGGTTTGAGTGAACTCGGCATCTTCTTGAAGATCTATATGCCAACCATGAAAACAACATATGCAGCGGCAGCAATCATTACATTCATGAGTAGCTGGAACAACTATCTGTGGCCACTCATTGTATTGCAAACACCTGACCAACAAACGATTCCATTGTTGATCTCGAATCTTGGTGCTGGTTATTCTCCGGATTACGGAGTAATCATGACAGCGATCGTTATTGCAACACTACCTACAGCAATCGTATTCTTCATCATGCAGAAACATTTTGTTGCAGGTATGGTAGGTTCCGTGAAGTAA
- a CDS encoding extracellular solute-binding protein has translation MWVLMLVTVLLLSACSSGGGGNSASGGDEKTNEITVWAWDKAFNVAAMETAKEAYQKANPDVKINIIEYAQADIIQKLNTGLNSGTASGLPNVVLIEDYRSQSFLNAYPDAFKDLSSSITASDFADYKLGPTAFDGKQYGVPFDSGVAGLYYRTDLLEEAGYKAADLQDITWDDYIQIGKDVKAKTGKELLSLDPNDLGLIRMMIQTAGKWYSAEDGKTPDIATNAALKEAFITYKAMMDANIVKLHSDWSQFVANANNGSVATIPTGNWFSPSVRQEASQSGKWAVAPIPKMAGQSNSVHASNLGGSSWYVMNNVPGADQAADFVAKTFGSDKQLYQDLLNNIGAIGTYKPAVDGEAYAKADEYFGGQKIFTDFANWTKEIPSVNYGINTYAIEDILVVEMQAFLNGKSIDDVLADAQKQAEAQLN, from the coding sequence ATGTGGGTATTGATGCTCGTTACAGTATTGCTGTTGTCTGCATGTTCATCCGGTGGTGGAGGTAATTCCGCTAGTGGTGGTGACGAAAAAACAAATGAAATTACGGTCTGGGCTTGGGACAAAGCTTTTAACGTTGCTGCAATGGAAACAGCAAAAGAAGCATACCAAAAAGCAAATCCTGATGTAAAAATTAACATCATTGAATACGCTCAAGCTGATATCATTCAGAAACTGAACACAGGTCTTAACTCCGGAACTGCCAGCGGTCTTCCAAACGTAGTTCTGATTGAAGACTATCGCTCACAAAGCTTCCTGAATGCATATCCTGATGCGTTCAAAGATCTGTCTTCCAGTATCACGGCTTCCGATTTTGCAGATTACAAACTCGGACCAACAGCGTTTGATGGCAAACAATACGGAGTACCATTTGACTCCGGCGTTGCTGGCTTGTACTACAGAACTGACTTGCTCGAAGAAGCAGGCTACAAAGCTGCTGACTTGCAAGACATCACTTGGGATGACTACATCCAAATTGGTAAAGACGTAAAAGCTAAAACAGGTAAAGAGCTTCTTTCTCTTGACCCGAATGACCTTGGTTTGATTCGTATGATGATCCAAACTGCAGGTAAATGGTATTCCGCAGAAGATGGTAAAACACCTGACATTGCTACTAACGCTGCACTGAAAGAAGCTTTCATCACATACAAAGCGATGATGGATGCCAACATTGTTAAATTGCACTCTGACTGGAGTCAATTCGTTGCCAACGCCAATAACGGTAGCGTAGCAACAATTCCTACAGGTAACTGGTTCTCACCATCTGTACGTCAAGAAGCTTCCCAATCCGGTAAATGGGCTGTGGCTCCAATTCCGAAAATGGCTGGTCAATCAAACTCTGTTCACGCATCCAATTTGGGTGGTAGCTCTTGGTATGTGATGAACAACGTTCCTGGTGCAGATCAAGCAGCTGATTTTGTAGCAAAAACATTTGGTTCTGACAAACAATTGTATCAAGATCTGTTGAACAACATCGGCGCAATTGGTACGTACAAACCAGCAGTTGATGGCGAAGCTTATGCGAAAGCAGACGAGTACTTCGGCGGACAAAAAATCTTCACAGACTTTGCGAATTGGACAAAAGAAATTCCAAGCGTAAACTATGGTATCAACACATATGCCATTGAAGATATTCTGGTTGTAGAAATGCAAGCATTCCTGAACGGTAAATCAATCGATGACGTTCTGGCTGATGCACAAAAACAAGCTGAAGCACAATTAAACTAA
- a CDS encoding sugar ABC transporter permease, with the protein MNTGDSLQKKNNLTGWAFVLLAVVGIVAFYFYPMVQALLLSFKSGVGANLEFTGLSNYKRLLVDTTFRTALSNTFIYLIIQVPVMIILGLFISVLLNDSTLRFRSFFRTAIFLPCVTSLVAYSVVFKYLFAPDGMVNQFLMGLHIIGDPIQWITDPFWAKITIIIAVTWRWTGYNMIFYLSSLQNIDQSIYEAARIDGANAFTQFFKITVPLLKPIILFTSITSTIGTLQIFDEIMNITKGGPGNATMSISQYIYNLSFKYSPDFGYAATVSYSIVILIIVLSIIQFKVAGDNKNG; encoded by the coding sequence ATGAATACAGGAGACAGTCTCCAAAAGAAAAATAATTTGACTGGATGGGCTTTTGTTTTGCTGGCTGTTGTCGGGATTGTTGCATTTTACTTCTACCCGATGGTTCAAGCGCTGCTCTTATCGTTCAAGTCTGGTGTAGGAGCCAATCTTGAATTTACGGGCCTTTCTAACTACAAAAGATTGTTAGTTGATACAACGTTCCGTACAGCATTATCGAATACATTTATCTACTTGATTATTCAAGTGCCTGTAATGATTATTCTTGGTTTGTTTATTTCCGTATTGCTGAATGACAGCACACTACGCTTCCGGAGCTTCTTCCGTACAGCGATTTTCTTGCCTTGTGTAACTTCATTGGTAGCGTACTCTGTTGTATTCAAATATTTGTTCGCACCAGATGGAATGGTGAATCAATTCCTGATGGGCTTGCACATTATTGGCGATCCAATTCAATGGATCACAGACCCGTTCTGGGCTAAAATTACGATCATAATCGCCGTTACTTGGCGTTGGACCGGATATAACATGATTTTCTATCTGTCATCCCTGCAAAACATCGATCAATCGATCTATGAAGCTGCAAGAATTGACGGAGCGAATGCTTTTACACAATTCTTCAAAATCACAGTACCTTTGCTGAAACCGATTATCCTCTTCACGTCGATCACATCAACGATTGGTACATTGCAAATCTTCGATGAGATCATGAATATTACCAAAGGTGGTCCAGGTAATGCGACCATGTCGATTTCACAATACATCTACAACCTTTCGTTCAAATATTCACCGGACTTCGGTTATGCAGCAACAGTGTCGTATTCCATCGTAATCTTGATTATTGTATTGTCCATTATCCAGTTTAAAGTGGCAGGTGATAATAAAAATGGCTAA
- a CDS encoding glycoside hydrolase family 2 TIM barrel-domain containing protein — MKATKADINWLGDVSVFEVNRLHAYSDHRYYQTMDEAVGSGAMSMRYDLNGTWKFNYAIRPDSRSEFFYTSDFSSEGWDDIEVPGHIQLQGYGQIQYVNTQYPWDGLNEIRPPALPQDKNPVGSYIRTFHLPTGWESNPVYISFQGVESAFYVWLNGQFVGYGEDSFTPSDFDLTPFLQDGENKLAVEVYQRSTGSWLEDQDFWRFSGIFRDVYLYTVPTAHVRDVHVRTDLDKSYTNGTLQLDLKLEGKAVAGARVEAELRDREGNTVNTFESKVNDGQVSLREDIGTVNLWSAEIPYLYHLYIRVYDAAGALVEVVPQAVGFRTFEMIDKVMHINGKRIVFKGVNRHEFNPRRGRAVTKEDMLWDVRTIKQNNMNAVRTSHYPNQSLWYELCDEYGLYVIDEMNLETHGSWQKLGAVEPSWVIPGDKPEWHDIVMDRAVSMVERDKNHPSILIWSCGNESHGGEVIYKVSQYFKSADPTRLVHYEGVFHDRRFDETSDMETRMYAKPADIEEFLNANPTKPYISCEYMHAMGNSIGGMHKYTELEDKYPMYQGGFIWDYIDQSIYKKDRYGKEFLAYGGDFGDRPSDYSFCGNGIVHADRKVTAKMQEVKFLYQNIKLFPDRDGVKIVNGNLFADTSELELVYSLEREGHEVLRGTLEVNVEAQSETVVKLPLDPASLVGGEYAVNTALVLKAATLWADKGEEVAFGQFIFTQDQVNDAVEVDMNLVSNVQVIEGDVNIGVRAGKTHALFSKQFGTLVSLKLSGRETIAVPPAPLFWRAMTDNDKGMAMGFELGAWYAASLMPRSVEWKAEQKPNQYRIEFTYKLNISADVQVKVVYTVHADGSVRVHNTYKGTAGLPNLPIHALSFRTSPDFENVEWLAMGPEENYADRAFGARLGIHGSKVADTVAPYLVPQESGNRTGVRWAKLTDNAGRGFKIEASGTPVELNVSPYTAFELENAQHAYELPPVHYTVVTVAGKQMGVGGDDSWGAPVHPEYLIPSDGELTFEFVIRAL, encoded by the coding sequence ATGAAAGCAACAAAGGCAGATATCAACTGGTTGGGAGACGTAAGTGTATTTGAGGTGAACCGTCTTCATGCCTATTCCGATCACCGTTATTACCAAACAATGGATGAGGCTGTAGGTTCAGGCGCGATGTCTATGCGTTATGATCTGAATGGTACGTGGAAATTCAACTATGCAATTCGTCCAGACAGCCGTTCTGAGTTTTTCTATACATCCGATTTCTCCAGTGAAGGCTGGGATGATATTGAAGTTCCGGGGCATATCCAGCTGCAAGGATACGGACAGATTCAATATGTAAATACACAATATCCTTGGGATGGCTTGAATGAAATTCGTCCGCCGGCATTGCCACAGGACAAAAATCCCGTAGGTAGTTACATTCGCACATTCCACTTGCCGACAGGTTGGGAGTCGAATCCGGTATATATTTCTTTCCAAGGTGTAGAGTCTGCATTCTATGTATGGCTTAACGGACAATTCGTAGGATATGGAGAGGACAGCTTCACGCCGTCTGACTTTGACCTGACGCCATTCCTTCAGGATGGAGAGAACAAACTCGCGGTTGAGGTGTATCAACGTAGCACGGGCAGCTGGCTGGAAGATCAGGATTTCTGGCGTTTCTCCGGCATTTTCAGAGATGTGTATCTGTACACCGTCCCAACTGCACACGTACGTGATGTTCATGTTCGCACAGATCTGGACAAGTCCTATACGAACGGTACATTGCAGCTAGACTTGAAACTGGAAGGAAAAGCCGTTGCTGGAGCACGTGTAGAGGCTGAACTTCGTGATCGTGAAGGCAATACCGTTAATACGTTTGAATCCAAAGTTAATGATGGACAAGTAAGTCTTCGTGAAGACATTGGTACAGTGAACCTGTGGAGCGCAGAGATTCCATACTTGTATCATCTCTATATTCGTGTATATGATGCTGCGGGTGCACTGGTTGAGGTTGTTCCTCAAGCCGTTGGTTTCCGTACATTTGAAATGATTGACAAAGTGATGCACATCAACGGTAAACGTATCGTATTCAAAGGTGTGAATCGCCATGAGTTCAACCCGCGTCGTGGACGTGCAGTTACGAAGGAAGACATGCTGTGGGATGTTCGTACCATCAAACAGAATAATATGAATGCTGTACGTACGTCACACTATCCAAATCAAAGCCTCTGGTATGAGCTGTGTGATGAATATGGACTCTATGTTATTGACGAGATGAATTTGGAGACACACGGATCTTGGCAGAAGCTTGGTGCCGTTGAGCCTTCTTGGGTTATTCCAGGTGACAAACCGGAATGGCATGATATCGTTATGGACCGCGCTGTATCCATGGTAGAACGGGACAAAAATCATCCGTCCATTCTGATCTGGTCATGTGGTAACGAATCACATGGTGGTGAAGTCATCTACAAAGTATCCCAATACTTCAAATCGGCTGATCCAACACGTCTGGTGCATTATGAAGGTGTATTCCATGATCGCCGTTTCGATGAGACAAGTGATATGGAGACTCGCATGTATGCCAAACCGGCTGACATTGAGGAATTCCTGAATGCGAATCCGACCAAGCCTTATATTAGCTGTGAGTACATGCACGCCATGGGTAACTCTATTGGTGGTATGCACAAATATACGGAGTTGGAAGACAAATACCCAATGTATCAAGGTGGATTCATTTGGGATTACATCGACCAATCCATTTACAAAAAAGACCGTTACGGCAAAGAGTTCCTCGCTTATGGCGGAGATTTCGGTGATCGTCCATCAGACTATTCGTTCTGTGGCAACGGTATCGTTCATGCTGACCGTAAAGTAACTGCGAAAATGCAGGAGGTCAAATTCCTGTATCAAAACATCAAGCTGTTCCCGGACCGTGATGGCGTTAAAATCGTGAACGGTAATCTGTTCGCAGATACATCTGAGCTGGAACTGGTATACAGCCTGGAGCGCGAGGGACATGAAGTGCTGCGTGGAACACTGGAAGTCAACGTGGAGGCGCAAAGCGAGACGGTTGTGAAACTTCCTTTGGATCCGGCATCTTTGGTTGGCGGCGAGTATGCTGTGAACACTGCACTTGTGTTGAAAGCTGCTACACTGTGGGCTGACAAAGGCGAAGAAGTGGCATTTGGACAGTTTATTTTCACACAGGATCAGGTAAATGATGCAGTTGAAGTGGATATGAACCTTGTGAGTAATGTACAAGTTATTGAAGGTGACGTGAATATTGGTGTTCGTGCTGGCAAGACGCATGCGCTATTCTCCAAACAGTTTGGTACACTGGTTTCCCTGAAATTGTCCGGTCGTGAGACCATTGCCGTACCACCTGCACCGCTCTTCTGGCGTGCAATGACGGATAATGACAAAGGCATGGCGATGGGCTTCGAACTGGGTGCCTGGTATGCAGCGAGCCTGATGCCACGTTCTGTAGAGTGGAAAGCAGAACAGAAACCGAATCAATACCGGATCGAGTTCACATACAAGCTCAACATTTCGGCGGATGTACAAGTGAAAGTGGTCTATACTGTGCATGCAGATGGAAGCGTGCGTGTGCATAATACGTACAAAGGTACAGCCGGATTGCCAAACCTGCCAATCCATGCATTGTCCTTCAGAACATCACCTGACTTCGAAAACGTGGAATGGCTCGCGATGGGACCCGAAGAAAACTATGCAGACCGCGCATTTGGCGCACGTCTCGGTATCCACGGCAGCAAGGTAGCTGATACTGTAGCTCCATATCTGGTACCACAGGAATCGGGCAACCGCACTGGCGTACGTTGGGCCAAATTGACAGACAACGCGGGACGTGGCTTCAAAATTGAAGCATCCGGAACTCCGGTTGAGCTGAATGTTTCACCATATACGGCATTTGAGCTGGAGAACGCACAACATGCATACGAATTGCCTCCTGTGCACTATACGGTCGTAACTGTAGCAGGTAAACAAATGGGTGTCGGCGGTGATGATAGCTGGGGTGCTCCAGTTCATCCTGAATATCTGATCCCTTCAGACGGCGAACTGACATTTGAATTTGTTATTCGTGCACTGTAA
- the rsmD gene encoding 16S rRNA (guanine(966)-N(2))-methyltransferase RsmD: MRVVSGSAKGRPLKAVPGTGTRPTTDKVKEALFSMVGPYFEGGTALDLFAGSGGLGIEALSRGMDKAVFVDLESKSIEVIRMNLKATKLEDQAAVYRNDAGRALKALAKRGTTFDLVFLDPPYRMKNGHELMLTMHELELLEPEATIVLEYESKHDYPEQFGPFEQTRKALYGETAVSIYYYAPEAVEDGESITPEEEAPHD, translated from the coding sequence GTGAGAGTGGTATCTGGGAGTGCGAAAGGCAGGCCGCTAAAGGCTGTTCCTGGCACAGGCACGCGACCGACCACCGACAAGGTGAAGGAAGCGTTATTTAGCATGGTTGGTCCTTATTTTGAGGGCGGCACAGCATTGGATCTGTTTGCAGGCAGTGGAGGTCTCGGTATTGAGGCGCTAAGCCGCGGCATGGACAAGGCTGTTTTTGTTGATTTGGAATCGAAAAGTATTGAAGTCATCCGCATGAATCTGAAGGCGACCAAGCTGGAAGACCAGGCGGCTGTATACCGTAATGATGCAGGTCGTGCATTAAAGGCACTCGCCAAGCGAGGCACAACGTTCGATCTGGTGTTTCTCGACCCGCCATATCGCATGAAGAACGGGCACGAGTTGATGTTGACCATGCACGAACTGGAACTTCTGGAACCCGAAGCAACCATCGTGCTTGAATATGAATCCAAACATGATTACCCTGAGCAATTCGGCCCGTTTGAACAAACGCGCAAGGCTTTGTATGGGGAGACGGCAGTATCCATCTATTATTATGCGCCTGAAGCAGTTGAAGATGGAGAATCCATTACACCGGAAGAGGAGGCTCCTCATGACTGA
- a CDS encoding nucleotidyltransferase, whose product MKAVGVIVEYNPLHNGHVYHLQEARRLSGADAVVAVMSGPFLQRGEPAIVGKRARTEMALHAGADLVLELPVAYAVQPAEWFAFGAVSLLHRTGVVDSLCFGSESGDLDSLQRIARVLAVEPAGMREDIARRLREGASYPAAYAGAAAALAPGGVDAQDAAALLEQPNNSLGLHYLIALQRLGSAIQPFTAARTGAAYHEATPGPGAIASATAVRRLLMADGPDAAAPYVPAATLAILHREWQEGRAPIHWERFAQPLLHLAATRRTSELERIAEVTEGLEHRLTRTLAQLPEPSVEALLNALKTKRYTRTKLQRMLAHLLLNHTKAECSPDQLAAGPGYLRVLGFNAQGQSLLKQMKKTASLPVVLKPSTFTHNQLELDIQAQVAYGLACEHKDTRRMFSDYYESPVRL is encoded by the coding sequence ATGAAAGCCGTAGGCGTCATTGTTGAATATAACCCCTTGCACAATGGGCATGTCTATCATTTGCAGGAAGCTCGGCGGCTAAGCGGCGCAGACGCCGTTGTTGCAGTTATGAGCGGCCCTTTTCTCCAACGTGGCGAACCCGCCATCGTGGGTAAAAGGGCGCGCACCGAAATGGCGCTGCACGCAGGCGCAGATCTGGTGCTTGAACTGCCGGTGGCTTACGCGGTACAACCGGCAGAGTGGTTTGCCTTCGGTGCGGTATCGCTGCTGCACCGCACCGGCGTGGTGGACTCGCTCTGCTTCGGCAGCGAGTCCGGCGACCTGGACAGCCTGCAGCGCATTGCGCGCGTGCTGGCTGTCGAGCCCGCAGGGATGCGCGAGGACATCGCGCGCCGCCTGCGGGAAGGCGCCAGCTACCCCGCCGCGTACGCAGGCGCGGCGGCAGCGCTGGCGCCCGGCGGCGTCGATGCTCAGGACGCCGCTGCACTGCTGGAGCAGCCCAACAATTCGCTTGGGCTGCACTACCTGATCGCGCTGCAACGACTCGGCAGCGCGATCCAGCCCTTTACGGCGGCGCGTACCGGTGCCGCGTATCATGAGGCGACGCCCGGGCCGGGGGCGATCGCCAGTGCCACAGCCGTCCGCCGCCTGCTGATGGCGGACGGGCCCGATGCCGCCGCGCCATACGTGCCGGCGGCAACCCTTGCCATTCTGCATCGCGAATGGCAGGAAGGGCGCGCTCCCATACACTGGGAGCGCTTTGCACAGCCGCTGTTGCACCTTGCGGCCACCCGACGTACCTCCGAACTGGAACGCATCGCCGAAGTCACGGAAGGCCTGGAACACCGGCTGACCCGTACACTCGCTCAGCTCCCGGAGCCTTCAGTCGAAGCACTCCTGAATGCACTGAAGACCAAACGTTACACACGCACAAAGCTCCAGCGTATGCTCGCCCACCTGCTCCTGAATCACACCAAAGCCGAGTGTTCACCAGATCAATTGGCTGCCGGACCCGGATATCTCCGTGTACTTGGATTCAATGCTCAAGGACAGAGCCTGCTTAAACAGATGAAGAAGACCGCGTCGCTTCCTGTTGTGCTGAAACCGTCGACGTTCACACACAATCAGCTTGAACTGGATATACAAGCTCAGGTAGCCTATGGACTCGCTTGCGAGCATAAGGACACACGCAGGATGTTCAGTGATTACTATGAGTCACCTGTGAGACTATAA